The window ACGACGGGAACCTCGGGGTGCTGGCCGGCCTGGAGGTCATCGAGACACTCGAGCAGCAGGGCATCCGAACCGAGCACCCGTTCGCCGTGGCCTTCTTCACCGACGAGGAAGGCTCCAGATTCCCCCCCGACATGCTGGGGAGTCTCGTCTACGTCGGCGGGATGGCCGTCGAGGAGGCCTTGGACATTGTGGGCATCGACGGTGCGGTTGTCGGCGAGGAACTGGACCGCATTGGCTACCAGGGCCCGTTCCCCTGTCCTGGGCCGGCACCCCGGGCCTTTGTAGAATTACACATCGAGCAGGGTCCAGTGCTGGAAGCAGCGGGCACCACTATCGGAGCCGTTACCGGCGTCCAGGGCATCTCCTGGACCGAACTGACCGTCACCGGCCAGTCCAACCACGCTGGGACTACCCCCATGGGCCTCCGTCACGACCCGGGCTATGTGGCGGCGGCCATCGCCCACCACGTCCGGCAGATGGCAGTCCGGATGGGTGGACGCCAGGTGGGCACCGTGGGGCGCCTGGAGCTTCACCCCAACCTGGTCAACGTGGTGGCCGCCTCGGCATCGATGACCGTGGACCTGCGCAATACCGACGAGCAACTCCTGCGGGAGGCCGAGGCTGAACTGGCCCGAATGGTGGCCGACCTGGCGACCAGCGAGGGCGTCGAGGTCGCTGAGCGGACCCTGGCTCGCTTCGAGCCGGTGGAGTTCGACACCCGGGTAGTTGACACGGTGGCCGGAGCGGCGGCCGACCTCGGCCACACCGTCCAACGGATGCCTTCGGGCGCTGGTCACGACGCCCAGATGATGGCCCGCGTCTGCCCGACCGGCATGGTCTTCGTACCCAGCCGCGACGGCATCAGCCACAACCCGGCCGAGCACACCGACCCCGAACACCTGGTTGCCGGGGCCAACGTGCTCGTGCGAACCCTGCTGGCCCTGGACGCCTCCGACCTGACGGGACCCGGATCGAGAGGCACAGCGTGAGCCGCTTCGTGACCATCGGCGCAGCCCAGATGGGCCCCATCCAGCGTTCCGACACCCGATCGGAGGTGGTGGAGCGGCTCCTGGCTCTACTGCACCGCGGTGCCGACGCTGGCTGCGACCTGGTGGTGTTCCCGGAACTGGCCCTGACCACGTTCTTCCCCCGCTGGTGGGTCGACGACCTGTCCGAGGCCGACCACTTCTACGAGACCGAGATGCCTGGTCCCGAGACCCGCCCCCTGTTCGACGAGGCCAAGCGACTGGGCGTGGGCTTCCACTTGGGGTACGCCGAGCTGACCCCGGACGGTCACCGGTACAACACGGCGATCCTGGTCGAGCGGGATGGCACCATCGTCGGTCGGTATCGCAAGGTGCACCTTCCAGGCCACGAGGACCACGAGCCATGGCGGGCCTTCCAGCACCTGGAGCGCTACTACTTCGAGCCCGGAGACGGCTTCGCTGTCCACGGTGCCTTTGGCGGAGTAGTCGGCATGGCCATCTGTAATGACCGGCGTTGGCCCGAGACCTACCGGGTCCTCGGCCTCCAGGGCTGTGAGCTGGCCCTCATCGGCTACAACACGCCGATCCACTATGCCCCCGACCCGGGCCAGGATCGGCTCCAGGGCTTCCACAACCGCCTGGTGCTCCAGTCGGGCGCATACCAGAACGGGATGTGGGTGGTCGGCGTGGCCAAGGCCGGGGAGGAGGAGGGCTGTGCCCTACTGGGCGAGAGTGT is drawn from Acidimicrobiales bacterium and contains these coding sequences:
- a CDS encoding Zn-dependent hydrolase; its protein translation is MTSRTPDAPRIDGDRLLRRIEALATIGPIDGGGSCRLALTDEDREGRDLVVAWMHDLNLDVRVDGIGNVVGVRPGRTDGPPVMTGSHIDTVRTGGRYDGNLGVLAGLEVIETLEQQGIRTEHPFAVAFFTDEEGSRFPPDMLGSLVYVGGMAVEEALDIVGIDGAVVGEELDRIGYQGPFPCPGPAPRAFVELHIEQGPVLEAAGTTIGAVTGVQGISWTELTVTGQSNHAGTTPMGLRHDPGYVAAAIAHHVRQMAVRMGGRQVGTVGRLELHPNLVNVVAASASMTVDLRNTDEQLLREAEAELARMVADLATSEGVEVAERTLARFEPVEFDTRVVDTVAGAAADLGHTVQRMPSGAGHDAQMMARVCPTGMVFVPSRDGISHNPAEHTDPEHLVAGANVLVRTLLALDASDLTGPGSRGTA
- a CDS encoding N-carbamoyl-D-amino-acid hydrolase, which encodes MSRFVTIGAAQMGPIQRSDTRSEVVERLLALLHRGADAGCDLVVFPELALTTFFPRWWVDDLSEADHFYETEMPGPETRPLFDEAKRLGVGFHLGYAELTPDGHRYNTAILVERDGTIVGRYRKVHLPGHEDHEPWRAFQHLERYYFEPGDGFAVHGAFGGVVGMAICNDRRWPETYRVLGLQGCELALIGYNTPIHYAPDPGQDRLQGFHNRLVLQSGAYQNGMWVVGVAKAGEEEGCALLGESVIIGPSGEVHATCTTEGDELAVARVDLDLCADYKETLFDFERYRRPEVYGAITGQRGPLVPEGIRKARVGEPEGSDDTGEERL